The following proteins are co-located in the Solanum pennellii chromosome 8, SPENNV200 genome:
- the LOC107027064 gene encoding uncharacterized protein LOC107027064 codes for MAISSQIFQHNVWSNSEFTRTLSVPPLLKANHELVKKLSQRKLKIRGIKNKSNNLVTFSMSNPENGTSMSEVSPSDTIKKFYSSINKKDMNQLALLLAEKCYYDDFSYSQPFLGREEVLKFLKQLATCMGKNTEYCIEHIYEGVDLTTVVNWHLEWNKKQVPFSRGCSCYELSRDGEELVIRKAQVIVESPIKPGSIALEAFQKVISVCDASPQSAEWLFLLGPQLINSYSRYTSWLNYMSTLSPWRDSKDQDQTPKND; via the exons ATGGCAATATCAAGCCAAATTTTCCAGCATAATGTATGGTCCAACTCAGAGTTTACGCGTACCTTGAGTGTCCCTCCGTTATTGAAAGCTAACCATGAACTTGTTAAGAAGCTATCACAACGAAAACTTAAAATACGAGGCATCAAGAACAAATCCAACAATTTGGTCACATTTTCGATGTCAAATCCTGAGAATGGCACGAGTATGAGTGAAGTTTCTCCATCCGACACAATCAAGAAGTTCTACTCAAGTATCAACAAGAAGGACATGAATCAACTAGCACTGCTCCTAGCTGAAAAATGTTACTATGATGATTTCTCCTACAGTCAACCATTCCTAGGGAGAGAG GAGGTCCTTAAATTTCTGAAGCAACTAGCCACATGCATGGGGAAGAACACAGAGTACTGCATTGAACACATTTATGAGGGAGTTGATCTCACAACTGTGGTAAACTGGCATTTAG AGTGGAACAAGAAACAGGTTCCTTTCTCTAGAGGCTGCAGTTGCTACGAGTTATCAAGAGACGGAGAAGAACTAGTCATAAG GAAAGCTCAAGTAATTGTTGAATCACCAATCAAACCAGGAAGCATAGCTTTG GAAGCATTCCAGAAGGTCATTTCAGTGTGTGATGCTTCTCCTCAGTCTGCTGAAT GGTTGTTCCTGTTGGGTCCTCAACTGATAAATTCCTATTCTCGCTACACATCATGGCTCAATTACATGTCAACCTTAAGTCCTTGGAGAGATTCAAAAGATCAGGATCAAACT